A region from the Clostridium beijerinckii genome encodes:
- a CDS encoding DNA polymerase III subunit alpha: MEEKQFCHLHLHTEYSLLDGSGKIKNLMKKAKELGMKSIAITDHGVMYGLVDFFKAAKENEIKPILGCEVYVVPKSMHIKQPDKENSTYHLVLLVKNQIGYENLMKIVSAASIEGFYYKPRVDHDYLRKHSEGLIALSACLGGEVQNYHLKGNYEKAKEAALIYKEIFNGDFYLEVQNHGMEEQKKVNEENIRLAEETGIQLVATNDVHYINKEDSKSHDVLMCIQTAKTIDDPNRRRYPSDQFYFKSAEEMWDIFSYVPEALENTIKISEQCNYEYKFHESKLPKFPLEEGQDPYEYLRDTCYKGLIERYGIFEELIGKPLNYEQVDKIKDGSAKAKEYIDRLEYELDVIKQMGYVDYFLIVWDFIRFSYESGIPTGPGRGSAAGSIVAFTLGITKIDPIKYSLIFERFLNPERVSMPDIDSDFCYERRQEVIDYVVEKYGASNVSQIITFGTMAPRVCIRDVGRAMNYSYSEVDRIAKMIPTMLNITIEKSLEMNPELKLAYDNEERVKTLIDVAKDLEGLPRHSSTHAAGVVIASRPLVEYVPLQKNDEMIVTQFGMGTLEELGLLKMDFLGLRTLTVMNDAINMVKQNRNVDIDLDKIDFSDKEVYKMIGEGNTAGVFQLESAGMTSFMKELKPDSIEDIIAGISLYRPGPMAEIPRYIDGKRNPEKVTYLTKELEPILKVTYGCLVYQEQVMQAVRDLAGYSMGRSDMVRRAMSKKKHKVMEEERKNFIHGIVENDEVVVPGCIRNGITEDAANKIFDSMMDFASYAFNKSHAAAYAVVGYQTAYIMKYYPVEMIAAMLNSIMGINEKVAYYIAIAEELGIQVLPPNINESFSRFTVKGDKIIFGLAAIKNVGANVVDSIVKMREEKGKFESLVDFINKMEPSAINKRAVECLIKAGALDNFKVFRSKMLAVHEKMIENISSDKRRNIDGQISLFATEELKNPEVKYPNIKEFNKRNLLAMEKEMTGLYITGHPLDDYAQTLKMQTSNEISKIFLVQETLDDTLENDIAEVAIFNSQDTLQDNDRVILGGILAVVNQKVTRNNTIMAFLKLEDLTGTIEVIVFPKTLDKVKELCVTDSLVIIKGRLSLKEDEPPKLICESIEPLEKIDNSKIYLRAEDTIAAKELSKKLKELLIKEHLGDTPIYIFASKEKQKFRVPRDRWVSLESNVVNLLKENLGEENVKIQE; this comes from the coding sequence TTGGAAGAAAAACAATTTTGTCATTTGCATTTGCATACGGAATATAGTTTATTAGATGGATCAGGTAAAATTAAAAATCTTATGAAAAAAGCTAAAGAACTAGGAATGAAGAGTATAGCGATAACAGATCATGGTGTTATGTATGGACTTGTAGACTTTTTTAAGGCTGCAAAAGAAAATGAAATAAAGCCAATATTAGGTTGTGAAGTATATGTGGTACCAAAATCTATGCATATTAAACAACCAGATAAAGAAAATTCGACTTATCATTTGGTTTTATTAGTTAAAAACCAAATTGGATATGAAAATTTGATGAAAATAGTATCAGCAGCATCTATTGAAGGCTTTTATTATAAGCCGAGAGTTGACCATGATTATTTAAGAAAGCATAGTGAAGGATTAATTGCTTTAAGTGCATGTTTAGGGGGCGAAGTACAAAATTATCACCTTAAAGGAAATTACGAAAAAGCTAAAGAAGCAGCTTTAATATATAAAGAGATATTTAATGGTGATTTCTATCTTGAAGTACAAAATCATGGAATGGAAGAACAAAAAAAAGTAAATGAAGAAAATATAAGATTAGCAGAGGAAACAGGGATACAATTAGTAGCAACTAATGACGTCCATTATATAAATAAAGAAGATTCTAAGTCTCATGATGTGTTAATGTGCATACAAACAGCTAAAACTATTGACGACCCTAATAGAAGACGATATCCTTCAGATCAATTTTATTTTAAAAGTGCTGAAGAAATGTGGGATATTTTTTCATATGTGCCAGAAGCACTAGAAAATACAATTAAAATCTCAGAACAATGCAATTATGAATATAAGTTTCATGAATCTAAATTGCCTAAATTTCCATTAGAAGAAGGGCAAGACCCATATGAATATCTTAGAGACACTTGTTATAAAGGGCTTATTGAGAGATATGGCATTTTTGAAGAATTAATTGGAAAGCCTTTAAATTATGAACAAGTAGATAAGATAAAGGATGGTAGTGCGAAAGCAAAGGAGTACATAGATAGATTAGAATATGAGCTTGATGTTATAAAACAAATGGGTTATGTTGATTACTTTTTAATTGTTTGGGATTTCATTAGATTTTCTTATGAAAGTGGAATTCCAACAGGACCTGGTAGAGGTTCTGCAGCAGGGTCAATAGTAGCATTTACTCTAGGAATTACTAAGATAGATCCTATAAAGTATAGTTTGATATTTGAACGTTTTTTAAACCCAGAGAGAGTATCTATGCCTGATATCGATAGCGACTTCTGTTATGAAAGAAGACAAGAAGTTATTGATTATGTTGTAGAGAAATATGGGGCAAGTAATGTTTCACAGATAATAACTTTTGGTACAATGGCTCCTAGAGTATGCATAAGAGATGTAGGAAGGGCCATGAACTATAGTTATTCAGAAGTAGATAGAATTGCTAAGATGATACCAACAATGCTAAATATAACTATAGAAAAATCATTAGAAATGAATCCAGAACTCAAATTAGCTTATGACAATGAGGAACGAGTAAAAACATTAATAGATGTTGCGAAGGACTTAGAAGGACTACCAAGGCATTCTTCAACCCATGCAGCAGGTGTTGTTATTGCATCAAGACCATTAGTTGAGTATGTGCCATTACAAAAGAATGATGAAATGATAGTAACTCAATTTGGGATGGGAACTTTAGAAGAGCTTGGATTGTTAAAGATGGACTTCTTAGGACTCAGAACTTTAACTGTTATGAACGATGCAATTAACATGGTTAAACAAAATAGAAATGTGGATATAGATCTTGATAAGATAGATTTTAGCGATAAAGAAGTTTATAAAATGATTGGTGAAGGTAATACAGCAGGAGTATTCCAATTGGAATCAGCTGGCATGACATCTTTCATGAAGGAATTAAAACCTGATTCTATAGAGGATATAATCGCAGGAATTTCATTATATAGACCAGGTCCAATGGCTGAAATACCAAGGTACATAGATGGAAAAAGAAATCCAGAGAAAGTTACTTATCTAACTAAAGAATTAGAGCCCATATTAAAAGTAACCTATGGATGCTTAGTATATCAAGAACAAGTTATGCAAGCTGTTAGAGATTTGGCAGGATACTCTATGGGACGAAGTGATATGGTTAGAAGAGCTATGTCTAAGAAAAAGCATAAAGTCATGGAAGAGGAAAGAAAAAATTTCATTCATGGTATTGTTGAAAATGATGAAGTAGTAGTTCCGGGATGTATAAGAAATGGAATTACAGAGGACGCAGCAAATAAGATTTTTGATTCTATGATGGACTTTGCTTCTTATGCTTTTAATAAATCACATGCAGCAGCTTACGCAGTTGTAGGCTATCAAACAGCATATATTATGAAATATTATCCTGTAGAAATGATTGCAGCTATGCTTAATTCAATTATGGGAATAAATGAAAAGGTTGCTTATTACATTGCAATAGCAGAGGAATTAGGGATACAAGTACTGCCACCTAACATAAATGAGAGTTTTTCAAGATTTACAGTTAAAGGTGATAAAATAATATTTGGTTTAGCAGCTATTAAAAATGTAGGAGCTAATGTTGTAGATAGTATTGTAAAGATGCGAGAAGAGAAAGGTAAATTTGAATCTTTAGTAGACTTTATAAATAAAATGGAACCATCAGCAATAAATAAACGTGCAGTTGAGTGCTTAATAAAGGCTGGAGCTTTAGATAATTTTAAAGTTTTTAGATCGAAAATGTTAGCAGTTCATGAAAAAATGATCGAAAATATATCAAGTGATAAGAGAAGAAATATTGATGGACAAATAAGTTTATTCGCAACTGAAGAATTAAAAAATCCAGAAGTCAAGTATCCTAATATAAAAGAATTTAACAAAAGAAATTTGTTGGCTATGGAAAAAGAAATGACTGGACTTTATATTACAGGACATCCGTTAGATGATTATGCTCAAACTTTAAAAATGCAAACTTCAAATGAAATATCTAAAATATTTTTAGTTCAAGAGACCCTTGATGATACATTGGAAAATGATATAGCTGAAGTTGCAATATTTAATAGTCAAGACACTCTCCAAGATAATGATAGAGTAATTCTTGGAGGAATACTTGCAGTAGTCAATCAAAAGGTAACTAGAAATAATACGATAATGGCATTTTTAAAACTTGAAGATTTAACAGGGACAATTGAAGTAATAGTCTTTCCTAAAACATTAGATAAAGTTAAAGAATTATGTGTAACTGATAGTTTAGTTATAATAAAGGGTAGATTAAGTTTAAAAGAAGATGAACCACCTAAACTTATCTGTGAAAGTATAGAACCTTTAGAAAAAATAGATAATTCGAAAATTTATTTGAGAGCAGAGGATACAATAGCAGCAAAAGAACTTAGTAAAAAACTTAAAGAACTGTTAATAAAAGAACACCTTGGAGATACACCTATTTATATATTTGCAAGTAAAGAAAAACAAAAATTTAGAGTGCCAAGAGATAGATGGGTATCACTAGAAAGTAATGTGGTGAATTTGTTAAAGGAAAATTTGGGTGAAGAGAATGTAAAAATACAAGAATGA
- a CDS encoding stress responsive protein, with product MFTHIVLFKVKEPTNMNLQLLEKTFLSMDGNIKELKQLEVGIDVVRSDRSYDIGIITRFDSKEDYLAYDMNEFHVEKVKKVITPYLEGSKTIDF from the coding sequence ATGTTTACACATATTGTACTTTTTAAAGTAAAAGAACCAACAAATATGAATTTACAATTGTTAGAAAAAACATTTTTATCTATGGACGGAAATATTAAAGAATTAAAGCAATTAGAAGTAGGAATAGATGTAGTAAGAAGTGATAGAAGTTATGATATTGGAATTATAACAAGATTTGATTCCAAGGAGGACTACTTAGCTTATGATATGAATGAATTTCATGTGGAGAAAGTTAAGAAGGTTATAACACCTTATTTAGAAGGAAGTAAAACTATAGATTTTTAG
- the whiA gene encoding DNA-binding protein WhiA: MSFSSKVKGEICRHIDISKVEALAEISAIMKVSGTLAFSGSGLSFKMTTENPASARLIFTLLKEHFNIHSRLMVKKSNSLKKNNIYMVVITEEMGVRGLLSDTGILKEIDGIMSLDYRIETHIFKEDDTKKAYIRGAFIGGGSISNPEKTYHLEFVTHSEEYAKDLSNLINTFSLNSKVIQRKNSFIVYIKEGEQIVDLLNVIGAHSSLLEIENIRIMKEMRNNVNRLVNCETANLSKTVNAAVRQVESIKLIQAQIGLQRLPDNLREIAELRLSYPDESLKELGEMLEPPVGKSGINHRLRKIEKIAEELRTGEY; the protein is encoded by the coding sequence ATGTCATTTTCATCAAAAGTTAAAGGAGAAATATGCAGGCATATAGATATTTCTAAGGTAGAAGCCTTGGCAGAAATATCAGCTATAATGAAGGTTAGTGGCACATTAGCTTTTAGTGGAAGTGGACTTAGCTTTAAAATGACCACGGAAAATCCAGCTAGTGCTAGATTGATTTTTACACTTTTAAAAGAACATTTTAATATTCATTCAAGATTAATGGTAAAAAAAAGTAACTCATTAAAAAAGAATAATATTTATATGGTAGTTATTACAGAAGAAATGGGTGTTAGAGGATTACTAAGTGATACTGGTATACTTAAAGAAATCGATGGGATAATGAGTTTAGACTACAGGATTGAAACACACATTTTTAAAGAAGATGATACAAAAAAAGCATATATAAGAGGTGCTTTTATTGGTGGTGGAAGTATAAGTAACCCTGAAAAAACTTACCATTTAGAGTTTGTAACTCATAGTGAGGAATATGCTAAAGACTTATCGAATCTTATCAATACTTTTAGTTTAAATTCAAAAGTAATACAAAGAAAGAACAGCTTTATAGTATACATTAAAGAAGGAGAACAAATTGTAGATTTACTCAACGTAATTGGCGCTCATTCATCTTTATTAGAAATTGAAAATATAAGAATAATGAAGGAAATGAGAAATAATGTAAATAGACTTGTTAATTGTGAAACTGCAAATCTTTCAAAAACAGTAAATGCAGCTGTAAGACAAGTTGAAAGCATAAAACTAATACAAGCACAAATAGGCCTTCAAAGATTACCGGATAATCTAAGAGAAATTGCAGAATTAAGATTGAGTTATCCAGATGAGTCACTAAAGGAATTAGGAGAAATGCTAGAGCCTCCAGTGGGGAAATCAGGAATAAACCATAGATTAAGAAAAATAGAAAAAATAGCAGAGGAATTGAGAACAGGCGAGTATTAA
- a CDS encoding RNase adapter RapZ — translation MRFVIVTGLSGAGKTQATRALEDLGYFCVDNLPPKLISKFAEMCTQSGGNIEKVALVIDIRGGIFFDDFLETLNYLKQNEFKYEILFLEATDEVLIKRFKETRRSHPLSPDGRVLTGITQEREKLREVKNLADIMIDTSKYEIRHLREKINQTYGDNIYPEKQLSITVLSFGFKYGIPVDSDLVFDVRFIPNPFYIPELKQYSGNDEQVKEYVLKQTETVNFIEKLMDMLKYLIPNYIKEGKRQLIISIGCTGGRHRSVAIANEVYERLNKENYNSRIEHRDVAEDLHKGEKKL, via the coding sequence ATGAGATTTGTTATAGTTACAGGATTATCAGGAGCAGGAAAAACACAAGCAACAAGAGCATTAGAAGATTTGGGGTATTTTTGTGTAGATAATCTTCCACCAAAGTTAATCTCAAAATTTGCAGAAATGTGTACGCAAAGTGGCGGCAATATTGAAAAAGTAGCATTGGTTATAGATATTAGAGGTGGAATTTTCTTTGATGATTTTTTAGAAACTTTGAATTATCTAAAACAAAATGAATTTAAATATGAAATTTTATTTTTAGAGGCAACTGATGAAGTTCTTATAAAAAGATTTAAAGAAACAAGAAGAAGTCATCCGTTATCACCAGATGGAAGGGTTTTAACTGGTATTACTCAAGAAAGAGAAAAACTAAGAGAAGTCAAAAATTTGGCAGACATTATGATTGATACATCTAAGTATGAAATAAGACACCTTAGAGAAAAGATAAATCAAACTTACGGGGATAATATTTATCCAGAAAAGCAATTATCAATTACAGTATTGAGTTTTGGATTTAAATATGGAATACCTGTAGATTCCGATTTGGTTTTTGATGTTAGATTTATACCAAATCCATTCTATATTCCAGAATTAAAGCAGTATTCAGGAAACGATGAACAAGTTAAAGAATATGTATTAAAGCAAACGGAAACTGTTAATTTTATAGAAAAATTAATGGATATGCTAAAATATTTAATTCCTAATTACATTAAAGAAGGAAAAAGACAGTTGATAATATCTATAGGATGTACAGGGGGAAGACATCGCTCCGTTGCAATTGCAAATGAAGTTTATGAAAGATTAAATAAAGAAAACTATAACTCAAGAATAGAACATAGAGATGTAGCAGAAGATCTTCATAAAGGGGAAAAGAAGCTATGA